The Gloeobacter violaceus PCC 7421 DNA window GGATCACCTACATCAATGGACCGACCACGGGGGCGGAGGTGCACCTGCCCTTCGGCGGCGTCAAGCAAACCGGCAACGGCCACCGCGAAGCCGGGGCCGCCGTGCTGGATGTGTTTTCTGAATGGAAGACCGTCTACGTCGATTTTTCCGGTCAACTACAGCGCGCCCAGATCGACAACCGTTCGTGAGGACTACCCCGATGCTCAGTCTGCCCACCAAAGAGGCTTCTTTGCCCCGCGTCCCGCGCCTGGTGGGACCTCTACCCGGCCCCCGCGCCCAGGCCCTTATTGCCCGCGACGAAGCGGTCACCTCGCCTTCCTACACCCGCGGTTACCCACTGGTGGCCGCCCGCGGCGAAGGCTGCATGCTCGAAGACGTAGACGGCAACGTCTTTTTGGATCTGACCGCCGGGATCGCCGTCACCGCCACCGGCCACGCCCATCCGGTGGTCGTGCGCGCCATCCAGGAGCAGGCCGCCAATCTGCTGCACATGTCGGGCACCGACTTTTATTACGAACCGATGGCTGAACTGGCTGAGGCCCTGTGCGAGCGCGCTCCCTTCCCGACGGCGGCAGGCCGCCCCCGCGCCCGGGTGTTCTTCAGCAATTCCGGCGCCGAATCGAACGAAGGGGCGCTGAAGCTGGCGCGCTACTACACCGGCCGCCAGCAGGTAGTAGCCTTTTTGGGAGCCTTCCACGGCCGCACCTACGGAGCGATGTCGCTCACCGGCTCCAGGGCCGTGCAGCGCCAGGGTTTCGGCCCGCTGGTACCCGGGATCAGCCACATTCCCTACGGCACCCACGCGAGCCTCGACTACCTCGAAGACAAACTGTTCCCGGCGGTGTTGCCTCCTGAAGAGATAGCGGCCATCGTCGTCGAATCGATCCAGGGCGAAGGCGGCTATATCGTGCCGGAGGACGGCTTTCATGAGCGCATCCGCCAGATTTGCACCCGCCACGGCATCTTGATGGTGGTGGACGAGGTGCAGGCGGGCATGGGCCGCACCGGCAAGCTCTTTGCCATCGAGCACTGGGGGGTCCAGCCCGATATCGTCACCCTCGCCAAGGGCATCGCGAGCGGCCTGCCCCTGGGGGCCATCCTATCGCGGCCCGAGATCATGACCTGGCCCGCCGGGTCACACGCGACGACGTTTGGGGGCAACCCGGTCGCCTGTGCCGCCGCCAACGCCACGCTCAAGCTTTTGGAAGCGGGGCTCATCGAGAACGCCGAGCGCATGGGACGTGTCCTCCAGGCGGGGCTGGGCCAATTGGCCGATCGCTTCTCCTTTGTCTCGGCTTCTCGGGGCAAGGGCCTGATGGTGGCCGTCGATCTATTCGACGCGGCGGGCAACCTCGATCGCGAGCGGCGCGACCAGATCGTCGATCTGGCCTTTTACAGGGGGCTGTTGCTGCTGGGTTGCGGCAAGGCGGCCATCCGCTTCTGCCCGCCGCTGGTGATCGACGCCGACCAGGTCCGGGTCGCCCTCGACATACTCCGTCAAATCTTCGAGGAGCAATAGACAGATAAATGAACGCTCTTGCGGCACAACAACTGTGGGCGAAGCTATGGGCGAAGTACCAGGCGCGGGTCGCCTACGCCCGCACTTACCAGCGGATGATCGAGCAGGCGGGCGGCACGCTCGCCAACGATCACATTGCCTTTCGCTCCCTTAGGCTGATCCTGGACGGCCAGGACTTCGGCCTCGGCTATCTGGAGCGGTTTTTGCTTCCCCTGGGCTACGAAGCAGCCGGTGAATACGTCTTCCCGACCCAATCGCTGTACGCCCGTCACTACCGCCACCCCGAACAGGACGCCCTCGACCTGCCGAAACTGTTCGTAAGCGAACTCGTCGTAGATGACCTGCCGCAACCCGCAGCCGGGATCATCCGCGCGAGTGTCGCGGGGGCAAAGCTAGTCGAGCGGGCCGACACACCGGAAGCTTTGGAGGCAGTCTTCGATCGCCCCTGGCAACCCCCACTGCGCTCGGCCGTCGAGGCGGTCAACGCCGCAAGCCAGTACGGCGCCTGGGTGCTGCTGCACGGGTACGCCGTCAACCATTTCACCGGCTACATCAACCGCCAAAACACCGCTGCCTACCCGGATATCGAGAGCACCGCCCGGGGGCTGGCAGCCCTCGGAGTACCGATGAAAAGCGAGATCGAGGGCAGTTGGGGCAGCGGCCTCAGGCAGACCGCCACCAAAGCGGTCAGCGAGCCTGCCACGGTGCGCGAGGATGCCACAGGCAAACCGGTGCAAATCCCCTGGACCTACGCCTACTACGAAATCGCCGAGCGCGGACCAATCGAAGTCGCCCCGGGCCGGATGGAGCGCTTCGAAGGGTTCCTGGGTCCGCAGGCTAAGAATCTCTTCGAGATGACCCGAAAATAATGATTCAAGCGATTATCGAGTGCGATGGCATTTTAATCGCGACAAACTGCTTCACTTCTTCTTCAAGAGCTTGAAAGGCAGGGAGTGCACGAAGCGCAGAAAAATCCTCGACAAATTCTGTGACGCGGACAGCTGCCCGTTTAGGATCAAACCTGATCCGCCTTCGCCCTTGCAACCCACACGCACTCCGCAATAAGTCGTGTAAGGTTTGCTTTGGATCAGCCAAATATTCGACTTGAGAAAGCCCTGGAAGCTCCAGAGGTACATTGCTCGATGGATTGCCGGCCGCATACCTGAGAGCAGCCACATCAAAAAGAAGCCAGGCTTCTTGCATCCTTACAGGAATGACCCGAATTACAGGAGTACAAAGCGTGTTACAATTTGCAGCAGCACGATTTATTTCTTCAAGCCGCTTCTGCAAAGGTTCGCGCTCTGCATCCCTGTGAACGAATAGAATATCGCACGGGTACAAATAGATGCTTCTATCAATTTTTTCTACCAAAGTTCTTGGCCTTGTGCTTAATCTAGACAAGTCGGCCCACTGTCCTTGAATAGAAATGTCACATAGGTGCTGTTGAAGTAACCAGGACAATATCGGAATCAGTGCCCGATCCGAACTGCCGTCTGATAGCAGCGTGTACTTCAGCTCTTGCATACCTATGATTGTGAAAACGGAATGAGCAACTGCAAATCTTCTCTATCCATTACACGGCGTACTTTGTGTTTACTTTGAGATCTATTTGAGCCATTATTTGACCCCTTAGTATCTACAGAAACAGGGTTTAAGTACGCCGACAGCTGACCTCGTGAAACGATGCTTGGTTTCTCAGAGGCTTTCTCTCTCCAAGTATCCGGCAAGCAACTGAAGCATACCCGTTTAAATCGATCACCTTTCTCAACAGTTTCTTTAAGTTCAGCCACCACCAGACTGTCATCTGGAACTTGTGCCACTACGGAAGGAGAATGGGTATTAATTATCACCTGTCGTAGAGGGTTGTCGTTGCCAACTTCTTCATATGGATCCGTTGCAATGTCTTCAAGAAGCCTTAAAATGGCAGGAATGCGTTCAGGGTGTATACCATTTTCGGGCTCTTCTAAACAGAGCACTCCATTGGCTTCTGGATCAAAAGCAAGTACAGATAGTGCCAGAAATCTCAACGTTCCATCAGAAAGAGATTTGGCAGCATGAGGTGTACCGTCACGGCCGGAGACATGGACAGTTAGCAACTCTCTCTTGTCGTCTCGATCAACCCAAATTCTTCTGACATCATCGATTAACTCGGAAAGTCGATTGGCAATTTGCGCAAAAGTTCTCGATCTCGCGGTCTCTTCGGTCTCGCCTTCAATGATTCCACTCGTCCGTTCGAGACGGGCCAGGGTTGCTGCTAGGTGTGAGCCGTCTGAGCCAAGCCTTGCGGAAGATGTGAATTCATCAGGTTTACGCAAAGCTGCCGGTTCTAACTGCAACAAGCTCCAGGACTGCATTTCTCTTCTGGTTAATAAAGCGGTTGGCGACTCGGCTGCGCTCGCTGTAGAAAGTACAGTTCTTGGGAGACTTGCAGCAGACCGAGAGAAGGGCCTACCTGGTATTTTATCCTGATGTAATTTAACGATTCTATCTTTGCCTGAGCCCTCTGTAGAGATGAAAGATGAGGTGCGTCGTCCTGTGATTGCAGAGCGACGCCAGTGTTGCGAACTATGTGGAAAAAGAATATGTTTTGGGGCTTCACTAACATTGATATGGGTTAACTCCTCACTCAAAACCTCGATCGTGCCCTGTGGTCTTGAAGGATGTTCAGCCCTGTATGCAAGAGCGAGCGAATACCGAACGAACGTGGTACTCGCTTTTGCTTCTTGGCCTAAGTCGTCGCTGCCAATCGGAGGGATTATCATTTCCGCTTCAAAAGACATTTCATCGGTATGCCTATCGCCAACTCGATGAAATATACTCCGCAAGTCTGCTGTCCTCGCTCCCTCGTCACGTACTCGAAGGGCCGCTTCAATTAGAGAGTAGCTAGCCAATGAACTTAGAAAAGTAATCGCGTCAAATAAATTAGATTTGCCGACGCCGTTTGCTCCGGCTATACATGTGAAAGGGCCGAAGCGAACATCAACATTTACCAAGTTCTTGAATCCGGAGATTTTGAGCCGAGTGAGCATCTTTGGGATGTCCTGAGTTACTTGCAACGAAAATGTTGCACTATCCTTCAGATTTTATCGCCTGCGGCAAGAATTCCGAGCGTGAACTCGCAGAGTACCGCTGGGAAGCTAAAAGGTTTCCAAGGTCGGCAGCCCGGCGGACCGTTCAAAAGCTCACTCGGGATCTGCCATCGACCAACTCATGAGAATCTGCCTAGACAGACACGGAATGGCCAGCTACGGAGCCACCCGAAGAGGATCGTGACCAGATTTGCGAACCCGCGTCACCATCGGCAGACCCACTCACCGTGGGTTCGGCCACCTGAGGCCGCCCGCAGCCGGCCTCAGTGGTTGCGCACGACCTCGTTTTTCCAGGCCGTTTGGGTATTGCGCACAGCCTCGGGACCGACGGTGCTGTCCACAGCTTCGCCGTCGTCCGCCAGTTCCCTGGCCACCACCAGGGGAATTACTTCGCTGATCTCGACAATCAGCGGACTGAGATCCGTCAGATGGCGCAGGGCCAGATCCGCCGTGGCCGCGCTTTTGAGAGCAAGACCGGTGGTGTGCAGCATCGTGTAGCCGATAGCGTCGAGCCCCAGGCCCGCATAATCGTCGCGCAGCATCTTTGAGACGGTGTTGACGGGCCGGACCCGATCGATCACCCCGGCGGCAATCCCCGCCACCGTCGAGATTGCTGCTTTGATCCCCGAACCGGGATCGCCCCCGAGGGCACCCAGATGCTGTTCGGTCTCCTCGACGTGGCCGCGCAGGACGCCCTCGATTTTGCCGATCAGGTTGATGGCCTCGGCGTAACGGTTGGCGTTTTCGTCCTCGCGCTGGTGTTTGACGGCTTCGAGCAGGTGCTTCTCGAGGGCCAGCATGTCGCCAACGTAATTCTGCAGCGTGCTGCGCTGCTGGGAATTCAAACTGTCTGCCACGGTACTCACCTTTTCCAGCGGTCTACCTGTCCAGTCTGGGCGGTATGGCATTCTGCCCTCATCTTCCTGCGGAGAGAAGCTCTAGCAAGGGCCGCTCAGCGCTTGGGGTTTTCTTCATCCCCTGAGGCAATGACCTCCAGCAACCCGGCATCGAGGACGGCGATTTGCCCACCCCGGCCGTAGGCGAGGGCAGGCTTGAGCTGTTTGAACAGCCGCACGCACTCTTCGTAAGTGATCCCGATACTGCGGGCAATCTGGTAATAAGAAAGTCTCGATTTCAGTTGTTGCCTGCCGTCCACCATCTCGGTGCCGTGGCGGGAGGCGGCGTACTGCACGAAGCGGGCCAGGCGCACGATCGCCCGCTCCGAAACCAGACCGTGGACGATGTCGTGCAGTTGCTGAAGGCGCTGGTTGAAAACGGCGAGCAGCCGCAGGGTGATCTCCGGAGTTTGGCGGACAGCGGCAAGCAACGCCTCGCGCTCGATGAGCAAGACCCGGCAGTCGCCCGCGGCCGTCACCGTCGCCGGGGCGATCCCATCCCCGAACAAAGCCGGGGCGGCAAAAATCTCCCCCGCCCCCAGCGCACGGAAGATGGTCTCTTTACCGGTGGCGGCGGTCCGGGTGATGCGCAGAGAGCCTTCGAGCAGGGCGTGGAGTGCCGCAGGGAGCGGATCGCCCTCGTGGATAACGATCTCTCCTGAGCGGTAGATGTGCACGCGGGCATGGGAGCACAGTTGTCCCAACTCTTTCTGGGTGAGGGCTGCGAATACGCTCACTGCCGCCAGTTGCTCAACAGTCACCTGCATCTATAGACCCGCTTCAGCGGATCTATCCTGCCCGAGTTTGCCTGCCGTGTCAGCCGCCGAATAGATACACCACCGGCGGCCAATCGCACAGACCCTTCCAGCGCACCGGTACCAAGCCGCGCACCAGATCGAGATCGCCGGGCTCGAAGAAGCGCACCAACCGCAGTAGAGCAAGCAGAATACCCACATACGCGGCCAGCAATGCAGCCAGGACCGCCATGCCCCCCAACCGCTCCGCAAACCACACCCCCGGCAGCCAGGTGACGACAGCGGCCAGGGTGGCCGCCGACAACCCCGTAGGCAGCACCACCCGCCACAGCCAGCTGCCCAAAGCGACCCACCAGCCGAGCTTCCGGTCGAAGTGGTAGAGCCACAGGAAAAGCAGCGAGCCGATGAGCGATCCCAGGGCGGTGCCGCCCAGGATGCCCGCCAGCCCGAAGCGCGGCGCCAGAGCGAGGGTGATTCCGACGTTGAGCGCCGCTCCCGTGAGGGCATAGTACGACTCGTAGCGGGGGCGGCCGAGGGCGCGCAGCAAGGTCGTGCCGGGACCGGTGAGGTTGTTGACGGCGTAGCTCACCACTAATAATGCCGTCATCGCAGGCACCCAGGCAAAGTCGCGGCCGATCCAGACGCGGGCCAGCGGGGCGGCGGCTCCGGCGATGAAACCTCCCAACGCAAAGGTCGCGAGGG harbors:
- a CDS encoding acetyl ornithine aminotransferase family protein, which encodes MLSLPTKEASLPRVPRLVGPLPGPRAQALIARDEAVTSPSYTRGYPLVAARGEGCMLEDVDGNVFLDLTAGIAVTATGHAHPVVVRAIQEQAANLLHMSGTDFYYEPMAELAEALCERAPFPTAAGRPRARVFFSNSGAESNEGALKLARYYTGRQQVVAFLGAFHGRTYGAMSLTGSRAVQRQGFGPLVPGISHIPYGTHASLDYLEDKLFPAVLPPEEIAAIVVESIQGEGGYIVPEDGFHERIRQICTRHGILMVVDEVQAGMGRTGKLFAIEHWGVQPDIVTLAKGIASGLPLGAILSRPEIMTWPAGSHATTFGGNPVACAAANATLKLLEAGLIENAERMGRVLQAGLGQLADRFSFVSASRGKGLMVAVDLFDAAGNLDRERRDQIVDLAFYRGLLLLGCGKAAIRFCPPLVIDADQVRVALDILRQIFEEQ
- a CDS encoding DUF1338 domain-containing protein, with the protein product MNALAAQQLWAKLWAKYQARVAYARTYQRMIEQAGGTLANDHIAFRSLRLILDGQDFGLGYLERFLLPLGYEAAGEYVFPTQSLYARHYRHPEQDALDLPKLFVSELVVDDLPQPAAGIIRASVAGAKLVERADTPEALEAVFDRPWQPPLRSAVEAVNAASQYGAWVLLHGYAVNHFTGYINRQNTAAYPDIESTARGLAALGVPMKSEIEGSWGSGLRQTATKAVSEPATVREDATGKPVQIPWTYAYYEIAERGPIEVAPGRMERFEGFLGPQAKNLFEMTRK
- a CDS encoding DUF4276 family protein, which codes for MQELKYTLLSDGSSDRALIPILSWLLQQHLCDISIQGQWADLSRLSTRPRTLVEKIDRSIYLYPCDILFVHRDAEREPLQKRLEEINRAAANCNTLCTPVIRVIPVRMQEAWLLFDVAALRYAAGNPSSNVPLELPGLSQVEYLADPKQTLHDLLRSACGLQGRRRIRFDPKRAAVRVTEFVEDFSALRALPAFQALEEEVKQFVAIKMPSHSIIA
- a CDS encoding AAA family ATPase; its protein translation is MQVTQDIPKMLTRLKISGFKNLVNVDVRFGPFTCIAGANGVGKSNLFDAITFLSSLASYSLIEAALRVRDEGARTADLRSIFHRVGDRHTDEMSFEAEMIIPPIGSDDLGQEAKASTTFVRYSLALAYRAEHPSRPQGTIEVLSEELTHINVSEAPKHILFPHSSQHWRRSAITGRRTSSFISTEGSGKDRIVKLHQDKIPGRPFSRSAASLPRTVLSTASAAESPTALLTRREMQSWSLLQLEPAALRKPDEFTSSARLGSDGSHLAATLARLERTSGIIEGETEETARSRTFAQIANRLSELIDDVRRIWVDRDDKRELLTVHVSGRDGTPHAAKSLSDGTLRFLALSVLAFDPEANGVLCLEEPENGIHPERIPAILRLLEDIATDPYEEVGNDNPLRQVIINTHSPSVVAQVPDDSLVVAELKETVEKGDRFKRVCFSCLPDTWREKASEKPSIVSRGQLSAYLNPVSVDTKGSNNGSNRSQSKHKVRRVMDREDLQLLIPFSQS
- a CDS encoding Crp/Fnr family transcriptional regulator produces the protein MQVTVEQLAAVSVFAALTQKELGQLCSHARVHIYRSGEIVIHEGDPLPAALHALLEGSLRITRTAATGKETIFRALGAGEIFAAPALFGDGIAPATVTAAGDCRVLLIEREALLAAVRQTPEITLRLLAVFNQRLQQLHDIVHGLVSERAIVRLARFVQYAASRHGTEMVDGRQQLKSRLSYYQIARSIGITYEECVRLFKQLKPALAYGRGGQIAVLDAGLLEVIASGDEENPKR